TGGATATTTGTTAATGTTAaagaatttatatatttgtttagtCGTATTAATGGGAAggatagaatatattttttcttttttttttttttttttgaggcggagtttcactcttgttgcccaggctggagtgcaatggcgtgatctctgctcactgcaacctccgcctcccgggttcaagcgattctcctgcctcagcctccgagtagctgggattacaggcatgcgccaccacgcccagctaattttgtatttttcgtagggacagggtttctccatgttggtcaggctggtcttgaactcccgacctcaggtgatccacccgcctcggccttctaaagtgctgggattacaggcatgagccaccgcgcccggccaaatatattttcttccaaataatcCAGGGATAGAAGAAGTGGCTAGGGGTGTAGATGGGTCAGGATTAGACTAGCCGACAGTTATTGGAGCTGGATAATTGGTACACAGGGTCCATTACATTATTCAGTCTACTTTAGTATATATTTGACATTATCTGaagtgaaaaattttttaaaagccaggtgGGATCAAATTCTTCTGCTTAAAGTCCAAACTCATATGGTGTcacctgttgttttttttttatttgtttgtttgtttgttttggagacgagtctcgctttgtctcccaggctggagtgcagtggtgcaatctcggctcattgtaacctccacctcccaggttcaagtgattctcctgcctcagtctcccacgtagctcggattacaggcatgcaccaccacacccggctaatcttttttgtttgtttgtttgtttgagacagagtctagctctgctgcccaggctggagtgcagttgcgcaatctcagctcattgcaacctccatctcctgggttcaagtgatcctcagcctcctgagtagctgggactacaggcatgtgccaccatgcccagctaatttttgttagtagaggtgggattttgccatgttggccaggctggccttgaactcctggcctaaagtgatcagcctgcctcagcctcccaaagtgctgggattagaggcatgagccaccactcccagcctaacttttgtatttttagtagagacgaggtttcaccatgttggccagcctggtctcaaactcctgacctcaggtgatccgcctgcctcagcctcccaaagtgctgggattacaggcgtaagcccccTCACCCAGCCAtgtcacctattttttttttttaacctcagccTGACACCATGTTTATCCTGAGTTCTTGCCATTTATCTTCTCATACTGTGTCCAGATACATTGAATTTGTAATTCCCAGAATTCACAATACTCCGTCTCGTCTCCATGCCTTTGTGTAcactgttcctcaggctggagtgccctccttgcttttttgtttcttctatgcCTTTCATACCTAGGTCAGGTATCTCCCTTTCCAGAAAGCCTCCTTTGGAATGAATGGAACCATACTGTATTCTCATACAGTGTTGTAAATGTCTGGAACCATACTGTATTCTCATACAGTGTTGTAAATGTCTGTTTCCCTTTGCTAGACTTTCAGCTCCTCGAAACAGGGATGACCTCTGTATCACTACAAGTGCTTTGCACTCAGTTAATGATTGTTGAATAAATGGTTATTCATCTTTAAATTCCCAGCACCCAGCATGACACTTAGcacatactcaataaatgttcgtTAGATGAATGTTGAATATGAATATTGTGTTTTGCTTGGTGGTTGTAGGTATAGGAGGCTGTGCTCCCCAAAGCCTTGAAGTTCATGGTAGAATTGGCTGGCAGAGGATCAGGAAGAACTGGGGAATCATCTGAATTATTTGCTCCCagcttttgtttcttctctaCAGGCATGGGTTGGAATTGGAGCCTATCCCCCAACCCGAAGGCTAACAGCATCATGTGGTTACTAACTGTTCCTCATTCACCGGTTGATGCCTCCCAGAAAAAAACGCCGCCAGCCTTCCCAGAAAGCCCCGCTGCTGTTCCACCAACAACCACTGGAGGGCCCCAAACACAGCTGTGCATCTACACAGCTTCCCATCACTCACACTCGACAGGTGCCCAGCAAGCCCATTGACCACAGCACCATCACTTCCTGGGTAGGCCCATGGGATtactatttgacttttttttttttttttttttttttttgagacggagtcttgctctatcgcccaggctggagcacagtggcgcgatcttggctcactgcaagctccgcctcctgggttcacaccattctcctgcctcagcctcccgaggagctggaactacaggcacccgccaccacgcccggctaatttttttgtattttcagtagagacggggtttcaccgtgttagccaggatggtctctatctcctgacctcgtgatctgcccgcctcggcctcccaaaatgctgggattataggcgtgaaccaccgcgcccggcctactttgACTTTTACTCTGTTAGGTTTTCCAGAATGCTGACTCTTCTGCCCCTTGAACCAGGGACTCCAAAGAATAAGATTCATGGGGGCGGGGGCAAGGAGTTAATGTATTCTGTCTGTGGCCAGCCATCTTCCCTGGTACATCTTCTTTTCTCAGTTCAAACTGAGGAACGGGTTAGTTGGAACTGGAGTCTTTCTCTTCCCCTATTTTCCTCTGAAAGAGTTCAGTGTAAAAGTTTTTTTACCCATTAGCTGGGTGAGAATGCCAGATAAATGGCAGAACAAGTTAAAAATGAGATTGTTCCCTCAACTTCATGTGAAAGGTGGAGTACTTGGCTAGATACTCTGTTTATTGTGTAATGGATTGAACCTTGAAAAATAAAACCCCATAAGAATAGCATATGTCATATTTTGACCGCTTAAAAGCCCTGGGaagagaggccgggtgtggtggcccatgtttgtaatcctagaactttgggaggccaaggaaggaggattgcttgagcccaggagttcgagacaagcctgggcaacatggtgaaaccccatctttactaaaaatattaatagaaaaattagctgggcatggtggtgcgcacctgtagtcccagctatttgggaggctagtgggcagatctcttgaaccgggaggtcaaggctgtagtgagccaagattgtgctactgcactccagcctgggcaaccgtgtgagaccctgtctcaaaaaaaaaaaaaaaatagaaaccctGGGAAGAGAATATAGCTACTATACAACAGGAAAGTAGTATAGTAAAAGGGCCAGACAAAAGCATAAGCTTGGCTTAGgagtatttaataaatgtaacTTATTCAGGACTGCTTGGAAGAACCATAATACCTGCTACAGGATTGTGGAAGAAACCTAAACATCAGAATCCTGTGGATGAGAGTaggaatgaacatttattgaatattcatTATATGCCAGGTCCTCTGCTAGTTCTCACCCGCTATGCTTGGAGTTGGCTATTCATTAACTGAGGGCCTTCTTTGTTCCAGGCATTCTGCTAGGTGCTGGGAATCAAGAACAAGACCACTGGTCCCTACCCTCATGAAGTTTAAAGATAAATAAGTTATATCTAGACCAGACgttgtggcttacgcctgtaatcccagcactttgtgaggctgaggtgggtggatcacttgaggtcaggagtttgagaccagtctggccaacacggtgaaactctgactctattaaaaatacaaaaattggctgggtgccatgactcatgcctgtaatcccagcactttggaaggccggggcgggtggatcacctgaggtcaagagttcaaggtcagcctggtcaacatggtaaaatcctgtctctactaaaaatacaaaaattaactggtcgtggtggtgcgcacctatattcccagctacacgggaagcttaggcagcagaatcgcttgcatcagggagtcggaggttgcagtgagcagagacgtgccattgcactccagcctgggcgacaagagcaaaactctgtctccaaaaaaaaaatacctgggcgtggtggcaggcgcctgtagtcccagctactcgggaagctgaagcaggagaatcacttgaactgggagacagaggttgcagtgagccgagatggtgccactgtattccagcctagacgtcggagtgagactccatcccaggGGGAAGAAAAAAGTTATATCCATATGGTGTGATGAAGTGAAAGAGACATCGTCCCCTTTCCTACACATGAGGAAGCTGAAGGCCGGAGAGATGGAATAATTTGCCCAAAGCTTCCTGTTATTATGCCATTAGACAGTTATTTTAGTTTTGTGTTCATTACTACAGTAGACCCCGATTTAAGAGTCTGGTCATCAGATATAGTTTCCTCTCTTAGGTTAGTACTTAGTTAGGCtcacctcacttttttttttttttaaaggtatcaCCTGATTTTGATACAGCAGCAGGAAGCTTGTTCCCAGCCTACCAGAAACACCAAAACCGGGCGAGACACTCAAGTCGAAAACCTACCACCTCCAAGTTTCCACATCTAACTTTTGAGAGTCCGCAATCTTCCAGTTCAGAGACATTGGGGATCCCCTTAATGCGAGAGTGCCCCAGTGAATCAGAAAAGGATGTTTCCAGAAGACCCTTAGTTCCAGTGCTCAGTCCCCAAAGCTGTGGGAACATGTCAGTGCAGGCACTTCAGAGCTTACCTTATGTGTTCATTCCACCTGATATCCAGACCCCAGAGTCATCGTCTGTGAAGGAAGAACTCATTCCCCAAGATCAGAAGGAAAACAGCCTTCTAAGCTGCACTCTTCACACTGGCACTCCTAATAGCCCAGAGCCTGGACCTGTTCTGGTTAAAGACACCCCCGAGGACAAGTATGGAATAAAGGTCACATGGAGGAGACGACAGCACCTGCTTGCTTACCTCAGGGAGAGAGGGAAGCTGAGCAGAAGCCAATTCCTTGTGAAAAGCTGACTGCCATCAGTAATCTCAATAGAAAAGAGATATGTTTTCTGGAGTCATAAAGGAATTCAATtcctagggtttttgtttttgtttttgtttttgagatgtaatattgctctgttgcccaggctggagtgcagtggtatgatctcaccTTACTGCAACcaccacttcctgggttcaagcgattctcctgcctcagcctccccagtagctgggattacaggcaccagccaccatgcctggctaatttttttgtatttttagtagagatgtggtttctccatgttggccaggctggtctcaaaatcctgacctcaagtcatctgctggccttgacctcacaaagtgctggccCAGCCGAGATTTGTTTTCTAAGATACTTTGTGTCATGAACAGTTCAGTTTAGTGTCATGAACTATTCACTTCATATTTTTCTTGTATtaactgtttaaatttttaaaatatcttgtagtaactctttaaaatgtatgtaaGTAAATGGCTGCAGAAAGTTTTTTTAGAGAATCCTGCTTCCATCAGTAACACAGCAATATTACCCCATCCACTAATGGTCTTTGTTTCCTTAACCACTACTCATTAATCCTTAATCACCTCATTCAAACTAATTCATTCTGCATTTTTGAGTACCAACTCTTGTCAGGCTCAGTGGCAGCTTCTATGACCTGAtggatggaaaaaaatcaaactctgtGACTCTATGGTTGACTGCCACCTCTGCAACCTTGACTCATCTGCTGAAAaggcaagaagaagaaagggCAGCAAGCCCTGTTTTAGGGACTACATAAGATGAGGGGAGATAAGGGGGACATAGATGAGTTCTTTAGGATTGCTTgtgttttgagtttttgtttctaACTGAAGAAATCTGTCAATATTAAATAGGGTGGGAAAATGGTTTCTTAGAATAACTGTTCAACTGTGTGTAAATAAGGAAAGTTTTCAATGAGTATTACTTATTGTAATTAATGCAGAAGGACTTCCCCAGTCAACCGAATGTCTCGGCCTTTTACTCAGACAACTAGCATCTCATTAAACCCATTCATTTAGCATTCATTCAGCTGGACCTACTGTGTCAGGTCCAGCCCCAACTAGATCAAGCAGGGATTACTgtatattttacagatgggagttTGATGCAGAGAATGAACCATGCACAGGTCACACAGTGAGTGCACGCTGACCCAGGCAGTGTAATGGTCCACTCTCAGCGTGTGCCTCCTAAAGTACTAACTTGTAGGTTCAAAACcaatgtggaaacaactttgaCCTTAGAACGCCATAAAGCCATTTGTGCAGTGACTTGTGAGGACTCAGGATGTTTTGTAGGGACTATAATGTGCATGTCGGTAGGGAGAAAGGGACTGACATTTGGGGACGGGATTTATTGGAGACAAGAGTACACATTTAGACAGGGGCTCTCACGGTGGGCTATGGATGTTTGAGGAAGGCCCACAGGAGGTAGAAAGGTAGATGGAAAGAGTCTCCAGGAcgggcccacgcctgtaatcccagcactttcggaggctgaggcgggtggatcatttgaggtcgggagttagaggccagtctggccaacatggtgaaaccctatctctactaaaaatacgaaaaatagccaggcagtagtggcccctgcctgtaatcgcagctactccacaggctgaggcaggagaatcgcttaagcctgggaggcggaggttgcggtgagctgagaccgggccactgcactgcagtctgggcgagagagtgaaaccctgtctcaaaaaattaaagtctCTGGATTCCCTCGTGTGCTTTAGGGGAGTCTGTAGAGCAGGTCTAGGAATGACCTAAAAGCTTGGGCTGGAGTAGGGGAAGCTTAAGTTCTGTGCAGttgaagttcaaggccagcctatgGAAGATGCGTTTCACTGGGAGTGACTGATGGAGTGGAGAGGGTACCAGAGGGGGTCCCCGAAGGCCGCTGGTATCAGGGCAGGGGCCAGAATGGGAAGCGGCAGAGGTCTGTACATCCTCACAGGGCAGACCTCGGGAAGCGCTCTGGGTGGGCTCGGTAAAAATGGCGGGGGTGCGAGGAGCCGTTGCGTGCGTGGCGGTTGGTGGGGTATAGGAGACTCCTCTGACCGGACTCGCCTGCTGGCCGCGCGGCGGGCGAGGCCCAGGCAAAAACAAAGTCTTCCCCCTCAGTACCGGCCCTGCGAGGCGCTCCAGAGGACCAAGCCTTAGCTCGCGTCACCCCATCCCCGCGCAGGCGCGTTTAACTCCCGCTCGCCTCCCGCCCCTTAGCAACCCTCCCGCATCGTTGGGCCCCGGCAATAGCCAATGAGACAGGAGCCACGAGAACACGGACCAATCGGCGTCGGCGACAGTGTGGAACGCGGTTGCCAGGAGGCGGGACGCGGCGGCGTGCCAGCCTAGCCACTCTAGCGACGGCGGGGAAGAGTGTGTACGTGGTGGGGGCTTCCTCGGTGGCGGGCATGGAGGCTTCGCGCTGCCGGCTCAGTCCCAGCGGCGACAGGTCAGACAGGGCCGTGGCAGGTCTCCTCCTGAGCGAGGCGGAGGGGCGAAGCGAGAAGGCGGAGGTCCTCTCCGGGAGCCCTGCGGGGAGAGGGCGGGACTCGGGACTTGGCGACTCAGGGAGGGACTGGTTTCGGCGGCGGGAGGCGACCCCCTCGCCCTACTCCCGTGTGGGGACCCCTTTCTCAAGTGGAGCGGCGGCACTACATCCCGCGCCGTGGGCAGAGACCTTTGGTTCAGGTCCCTGCTCAGGAACTTCTGGAGTTTTCGTGACGGGCTCCCTCGGCCCCTCTGGGCCTCGGGTTTCCCTCGGGGGAGAGGCGCTGGCCCCGCTTAGCTCCCACTGCCCGGCGGTGTCACAGCCGAGAGGGGACCCAGCCCCTCCCGGGAGGCGGTGCGGGGTTCTGACGCCGCTGCTTCGGACGGGTAAAGCTGAATTCTGGAGCAGAGTCCGAGGAGCGGAAACGCGaaacttctttttcctctctgcttTCCAGTGTTTGTCTCTGATTCGGGATGGTCTGACTGATTTGCCAGTGGGCCACACCCCTTGTTTGTGCGCCTCTTTCTCTGCCAGAGGGAGAGCCTCGGAAAAAAAAGGATCCAAAATCTCAGCGTGTCACTTTCTTGTTCGCTAGGTTAATGAGAAGTTAATGGGAAGCCGTTTGAAATCATTGGTTAGAAACTTTGGCGTCATCTGAGGATTTAAGTCCTACACGCCAACTGTATACCCCGCTTTTTATTCCATTACCAAGACAGATTTGCGGCCAGGCGCCTTGGAACACGTCTGttatccccagcactttgggaggccaaggcaggaggatcgcttggtctcaggagttcgagaccagcctggacaagatagcgagacccccatctctagaaaaaaaaataaataaaataaaatcaatcagtcaatcaattaAAATTTGGCCGGACacggtggtgcgcgcctgtagttccagcgactcgagagactgaggagggaggattccttgagcccaggagttccaaactCCTGTGATGGGCCACTGAGCTcgctagcctgggcaacgcagtgacatcctgtcacttaaaaaaaaaaaaatgatttgacgTGTAAGGATTTAGTTTGATATTTCCACTAGTagatatttaaacaattttaagccattttaaaaaattgtcacaaAGTTGTTGGGGGTAAAGaacatgtattttcctttttcGTCAAGTTCTATTGAGGTGATAGCTGCACTCTGAAATTTGTtcactgtgctttttttttttccccaagtcgAGGAAGAAAACTACATTTACAGGTGTAAGTGGTAGGGGAGATAAGGTTAGTATTCAGCATCTCTGGttgaattcagaaaatatttgttcagtTGTGGGCTCTCAGTTTTAATTCCATGAATTTAAAGTAGTAAATTTCATGAGTACCAGATGTTTGATATGACTCAgatttttgggggaaaaaaaaagggatgCGGGATTGACTTTGAAATTGGGACCAAGaggcttttccttccttttttttttctgggacggagtctctctctgtcgccaggcggtagtgcagtggtgcgatctcggctcactgcagcctccgcttcccgggttcaagtgattctcctgcctcagcctcctgagtagctgggactataggcacgcgccaccacgcccagctaatttttgtatttttagtagagacggggcttcaccatgttggccaagatggtctcgatttcttgacctcgtgacctgcccacctcggcctcccaaagtgccgggattacaggcgtgagccactgcgcctggccccctcCTTGTTCTTCCGAAAGAAACTagctctttaaattttattttattttattttatttttaattttttttttttttttttttgagacagggtctcactctgtcgcccaggctaggatGTGGTGGGCGATCTCAACTAATTTCAACCTCTTCCCCAggttaagcgatcctcccacctcagcatccctagtagctgggaccacaggtaagtggcaccacctggctaatttcttgtatttttttgtagaggtggggtttcgtcatgttgctcaggctggtgtcgaagtgagctcaagtgatctgcctgcctcggcctccaaaacttctgggattacaggcctgagccactgcacttggccctaAATTGTAAAATTGACATCAAAGGGGAATGTGTGAGTCACCAAATGTTTCTCCTGCCCTCTGTAATGTTAGTGCAACTTCTATCAGTGTTTAACTCATTTGTTACTAAGAGGGAGtctcttgcttttttctctttttgggcTTCAGGTTGTGTGtttaatgtgtgttttttttttttttttcccaaacggagtttcgctctcgtcgcccaggctggagtgcagtggcgccatcttggcttacttgccccctgggttccagtgattctccagcctcagcctcctgagtagctgggattacaggcatgcgccaccatgcctggctaatttttatatttttagtagagagggggtttctccatgttggtcaggctggtcttgaactcccgacctcaggggattcgcccgcctcggcctcccaaagtgctgggattacaggcgtgagccccccaACCCTGCCTGGCTGTTTAATGTTTTTGATGAAATACATTGATAGAATTTTCTGTATTACTGCCTTTCAGTGTAAGGATAACAACCAACTTTTaggttttctgtgtttttttttttcttggaattatGTAACTTTTATCATGAAGCAgatttattttcaacaaaatagagaaattattaactacaaatattttttttaatttttatttttttgtagagacaaggtctcactatgttgcccaggctggtcttgaagtcctggtctcaagtgatcctcctgcctcagcctcccaaagtgctgggattacaggtgtgagcgaccagGCTTGGCCTATTTTCTTATATCAGAAATATTTAGTGAAAATTGGAGGTGAAATTTGAAACAACACTCAGGACCTTTGTTGAGGCTAGGCATTTTATAATATAGATTCCCTGGAGATGACAGGGGTTGGCTAGTGCTGGAACTTGAGCCCTATCTGGCCTTTTGTAAGTGATAGAGAATTGAGAATTGAAGGCGTGCTTCCCACTGTGGTGTGACCTTGTGAGCTGGAGTCATCTAAGAAATCCCAGTCGGTAGTTTGTCCATATGCCATGATTTCTCTTTAGAAATATAAacagtaggctgggcgtggtggctcacacttataatcctagcaccatgggaggccaagatggcgggggggggcgggggcgggtggggaaatcacctgaggtcacgagttcaagaccagcctgaccaacatggagaaaccctatctctactaaaaatgcaaaacttagccaggcatagtagcaggtgcctataatcttagctactcaggagctgaggcaggagaatcgcttgaaccagggaggtggaggttgcagtgagccaagactgtgctagtgcactctagcctgggtgacagagcaagactccgtctcaaaaaaacaaaacacacacacacacacacacacacacacagaagagatCTGTCAAGATAAAAAGCTcaat
The Pan troglodytes isolate AG18354 chromosome 10, NHGRI_mPanTro3-v2.0_pri, whole genome shotgun sequence genome window above contains:
- the RHNO1 gene encoding RAD9, HUS1, RAD1-interacting nuclear orphan protein 1; the encoded protein is MPPRKKRRQPSQKAPLLFHQQPLEGPKHSCASTQLPITHTRQVPSKPIDHSTITSWVSPDFDTAAGSLFPAYQKHQNRARHSSRKPTTSKFPHLTFESPQSSSSETLGIPLMRECPSESEKDVSRRPLVPVLSPQSCGNMSVQALQSLPYVFIPPDIQTPESSSVKEELIPQDQKENSLLSCTLHTGTPNSPEPGPVLVKDTPEDKYGIKVTWRRRQHLLAYLRERGKLSRSQFLVKS